The following coding sequences lie in one Fimbriiglobus ruber genomic window:
- a CDS encoding ISKra4 family transposase, whose product MTCPHCRESARCKGFKSRQLVSLFGPLEYSRHYYLCRHCHHGISPLDGVLGLRAHDLTPAADEVVCLSGLEDSFATAADTVLPRLAGLRVSESTVQRATEAAGERLAEAQHAGQTFGPSTPWAWHKDADGKTVGYVSVDATGVGQQGSRGAKAEGRMAYIGMIYNPVPEERPRWANPTAAKRPEWKARYVSQVRSLAELAEPLRRQASQVNLGGADRWVALSDGGIGLEDFLRANFPRVEAVILDFYHVAEYVAKLSRVLHPGDADADRRWRETTCEELKTSGGSAVLEKVRSLDLADRAGAASVRAEVVTYFTNQTHRMDYPHYLAQGWQIGSGPVESACKTVIGERMKGGGMRWGEDGADAMSHLRALFCSSDNQWAAFWSKRLSEK is encoded by the coding sequence ATGACGTGCCCGCACTGCCGGGAATCGGCCCGGTGCAAGGGATTCAAGTCCCGTCAATTGGTCAGCCTGTTCGGTCCGCTCGAGTACTCCCGGCACTACTACTTGTGCCGGCACTGCCACCACGGGATATCGCCCCTGGACGGGGTGCTCGGGTTACGGGCTCACGACCTGACCCCGGCCGCCGACGAGGTCGTCTGCCTGTCCGGGTTGGAGGATAGTTTCGCCACGGCCGCCGACACGGTGTTGCCGCGGTTGGCCGGTCTGCGAGTGAGTGAGTCGACGGTCCAGCGGGCGACCGAGGCCGCCGGCGAGCGGTTGGCCGAAGCCCAACATGCGGGCCAGACGTTCGGCCCGTCGACCCCGTGGGCGTGGCACAAGGATGCCGACGGGAAAACGGTCGGTTACGTGTCGGTCGACGCCACCGGCGTCGGGCAACAAGGTTCCCGCGGTGCCAAGGCCGAGGGGCGGATGGCGTACATCGGGATGATTTACAACCCGGTCCCCGAGGAACGCCCACGGTGGGCGAATCCGACGGCGGCCAAGCGACCGGAGTGGAAGGCCCGGTACGTGTCCCAGGTGCGGTCGCTCGCGGAGTTGGCCGAGCCGTTGCGGCGACAAGCCTCCCAGGTGAATCTGGGCGGTGCCGATCGATGGGTCGCGTTGTCCGACGGGGGCATTGGGTTGGAGGACTTCCTGCGGGCGAATTTCCCCCGTGTGGAAGCCGTCATCTTGGACTTCTACCACGTGGCCGAATACGTCGCCAAACTGTCCCGCGTCCTGCATCCGGGGGACGCGGACGCGGACCGGCGATGGCGGGAGACGACGTGCGAGGAACTCAAGACCTCCGGCGGATCCGCCGTGCTAGAGAAGGTCCGGTCGTTGGATCTCGCCGACCGGGCCGGGGCGGCGAGTGTTCGTGCGGAGGTCGTGACGTACTTCACGAATCAGACCCATCGGATGGATTACCCGCACTACTTGGCCCAGGGCTGGCAGATCGGCAGTGGTCCGGTGGAGAGTGCCTGCAAGACGGTCATCGGGGAACGCATGAAGGGCGGGGGAATGCGTTGGGGCGAGGACGGCGCCGATGCGATGAGCCACTTGCGCGCGCTGTTTTGTAGCTCGGATAACCAGTGGGCGGCGTTTTGGTCTAAGAGGCTGTCCGAAAAGTGA
- a CDS encoding IS5 family transposase: protein MDATVRKPYPTDLTDLQWEIIQVVLPAARPGGRPRSVDLREVLNAIVYVNRSGCQWSMLPHDFPAKSTVYEYFAQWRDDGTWQELLDVLREGYREVHAPSHERTPSAASIDSQSVKGTEHAGGNGYDAGKKIQGRKRSIVVDTLGLLMVVAVTAGHVDDAAAAPTVLEGLDRDAYPRLKVVWADGKYHNHALNGWKDGHTELGWELVIVRRPDGVKGFTLLPKRWVVERTFGWLGRARRLSRNYERLNSSSESMIRVRSIQLILNRMDPQERYPPFKYRVASK, encoded by the coding sequence ATGGATGCGACCGTTCGCAAACCGTATCCGACCGATTTGACCGACCTCCAATGGGAGATCATCCAGGTCGTCCTGCCGGCCGCCCGACCCGGAGGACGCCCCCGGTCGGTGGACCTCCGGGAGGTGCTGAACGCGATCGTGTACGTGAACCGGTCGGGGTGTCAGTGGTCGATGCTCCCGCACGACTTCCCGGCCAAGAGTACGGTGTACGAATACTTCGCCCAGTGGCGGGACGATGGCACCTGGCAAGAACTCCTGGATGTCCTCCGGGAGGGGTATCGGGAAGTCCACGCCCCGAGTCACGAGCGGACCCCGAGTGCCGCGAGCATCGACAGCCAGTCGGTCAAAGGGACCGAACACGCGGGCGGGAACGGGTACGATGCGGGCAAGAAAATCCAGGGCCGGAAGCGGTCGATCGTGGTCGATACGCTGGGCCTGCTGATGGTCGTGGCGGTGACCGCCGGGCACGTCGACGACGCGGCCGCGGCCCCGACCGTACTCGAAGGGTTGGACCGTGACGCGTACCCGCGATTGAAGGTCGTGTGGGCCGACGGGAAGTACCACAACCATGCCCTGAACGGGTGGAAAGACGGCCACACGGAACTCGGATGGGAACTCGTCATCGTCCGCCGACCGGACGGGGTCAAGGGGTTCACCCTGTTACCCAAGCGGTGGGTCGTCGAGCGGACGTTCGGGTGGCTCGGGCGGGCCCGGCGGTTAAGTCGTAATTATGAGCGACTGAATAGTTCCAGCGAATCCATGATTCGTGTGCGGTCAATCCAGCTGATCCTCAATCGCATGGATCCACAAGAGCGTTATCCCCCGTTTAAATATAGAGTTGCATCAAAATAG
- a CDS encoding dynamin family protein — protein sequence MAGPMSAIADALADIEGQLRAVGETEAAGRLADRRTGLDESALRVVVFGEFNRGKSTLINALLGRVVLDAKLVPTTGHVTRVTYGPIDQGVVRYADDRCETFDLARLGSFSTLDLQGRARVDVAAIVVRVAVPLLADGLVLIDTPGVCEQESQTRRALNAIAEADLVLLVLDARQMLGQIEREYAADWLTEKLGKPVTPVINFMGFIEPDERGAVRQVLDRWCHGRLRSGLGRPWFEVDALAALKHELGRGDPPADDYQTLIDTLGGFRGPTRLAVQSASRRAQIAADLRDISLANATVRERLQVDAARVTRERETARTDLQTRHQRFDAEARLKRDELAVAVRTILGDMLEVLIGIWFTGETKQGLEENASKWYADRLAEAIRGVEKAALAKLLELAGDSLARPEPLTVGEQVLLTTRLNVGTLANTPAGQKEIGAGAVVGGLIGTFAVPVPIVGTAIGAAVGGWLVSRFATKVPDYAEAYRSQVRDRWATDTKTVTNILFAQFDARVEELRRQIASQLAGSVILASPVELPRRVALDRAIAAAVRLAADG from the coding sequence ATGGCCGGACCGATGAGTGCGATCGCCGATGCCCTGGCCGACATAGAGGGGCAACTCCGGGCGGTCGGCGAGACGGAAGCCGCCGGTCGGCTTGCCGACCGGCGAACCGGGTTGGATGAGTCTGCTCTCCGGGTCGTGGTGTTCGGCGAATTCAACCGGGGCAAATCGACCCTCATCAACGCCCTACTCGGGCGCGTCGTTCTGGACGCCAAACTCGTGCCGACGACCGGCCACGTCACGCGCGTCACCTACGGCCCCATCGATCAGGGCGTCGTCCGGTACGCCGACGATCGTTGTGAAACGTTCGACCTTGCCCGCCTCGGATCGTTCTCGACCCTCGACCTTCAGGGCCGGGCCCGGGTGGACGTGGCCGCCATCGTCGTCCGCGTCGCCGTTCCGTTGTTGGCGGACGGACTGGTCCTGATCGATACGCCGGGCGTTTGTGAACAGGAGAGTCAGACCCGCCGGGCTTTGAACGCGATTGCCGAAGCCGACCTCGTTCTCCTCGTGTTGGACGCCCGCCAAATGCTCGGCCAGATCGAGCGGGAGTACGCCGCCGACTGGTTGACGGAGAAACTCGGCAAGCCAGTCACCCCGGTCATCAACTTCATGGGATTCATCGAGCCGGACGAACGCGGTGCCGTCCGCCAGGTTCTCGACCGGTGGTGCCACGGACGATTGCGCTCCGGACTCGGCCGGCCGTGGTTCGAGGTCGACGCCCTGGCCGCCCTCAAGCACGAACTCGGCCGGGGCGACCCGCCCGCGGACGATTACCAGACCCTCATCGATACCCTCGGCGGGTTCCGCGGCCCGACCCGCTTAGCCGTTCAGTCCGCCAGCCGTCGGGCTCAGATTGCGGCTGACCTTCGGGACATCAGTCTGGCGAACGCGACCGTTCGCGAGCGTCTGCAAGTCGACGCGGCCCGGGTGACACGGGAGCGAGAAACGGCCCGGACCGACTTGCAGACCCGACACCAGCGGTTCGACGCCGAGGCGCGGTTGAAGCGAGATGAGCTGGCGGTCGCGGTACGGACGATCCTTGGGGATATGCTGGAGGTTTTGATCGGCATCTGGTTTACCGGCGAGACGAAACAAGGGCTGGAAGAAAACGCCAGCAAGTGGTACGCGGACCGTCTGGCGGAGGCAATTCGCGGTGTCGAGAAGGCCGCCCTCGCGAAGCTCCTCGAACTGGCCGGCGATTCCCTGGCCCGCCCGGAACCGCTGACGGTCGGCGAGCAGGTTCTGTTAACGACGCGGTTGAACGTGGGTACCCTGGCGAACACGCCGGCCGGCCAGAAAGAGATCGGGGCGGGGGCCGTCGTGGGTGGCTTGATCGGGACGTTCGCCGTGCCCGTGCCGATCGTTGGGACGGCCATCGGGGCCGCGGTCGGCGGGTGGCTGGTTAGCCGATTCGCCACGAAGGTGCCGGACTACGCGGAGGCGTACCGGTCCCAGGTCCGGGATCGGTGGGCGACGGACACCAAAACCGTCACCAATATTTTGTTCGCCCAGTTCGACGCCCGGGTGGAGGAACTCCGGCGGCAGATTGCCAGTCAACTGGCGGGTTCGGTTATCCTGGCTTCGCCGGTTGAACTTCCTCGTCGCGTGGCGTTGGACCGGGCCATCGCGGCGGCCGTCCGGCTTGCGGCCGACGGCTGA